The following coding sequences lie in one Deltaproteobacteria bacterium genomic window:
- a CDS encoding cation-translocating P-type ATPase has translation MNDRPTLASATVAGGGSDVARGLSTDAARAALLRVGPNEITRQAATPRWRMFAAQFASALVLILIAAAGVSVAVGAYDDAVAITLIVLVNGVIGYVQESRAERALMALRSMTAARASVLRDGVGRLIPAIEIVPDDILLLQPGDVVAADARVLEAASLSVVESVLTGESQPVEKSPTAIADDAPIAERTDRVFMGTTVATGTARAQVIATAMATELGKIAHLLAQTEVGETPLQKRLSALGRVLLYATVVLVALVGALGWWRGLPWFDVLLTTVSLAVSAVPEGLPAVVTVAMAVGVRRLSARRVLVRRLSTVETLGCATTICTDKTGTLTTGVMTLREQRGPDAEALLFAAAACCDAELDDDGGVGDPTEIAILRAAAERGIRRGDIERERPRVRTMPFDTERRRMAVWRDDGRVYVKGAVESVQASCASVLPELEAAVEAMAGRGLRVLAVATGEGDDDAGLTMLGLVGLADAPRAEALAAVRAAQRAGVHVVMITGDHALTAEAIARELGIVEAGRGVEDTVFARRTAADKTAIVRRLREHGEVVAMTGDGVNDAPSIREADIGIAMGKGATEVTREAADMVLVDDDLGGVVTAIREGRVVYDNIRKTVIYLLSGNAAGLVMMLVAAIVGWPLPLLPLQLLWLNIMCEPLPGIALAIDPADDDVMLRPPRDPRSPLLGREAWLDIAWVAGMHAAVGLGAFAWGLHHGDVELARTLAFSSLVFGVLLRAFAARSRDKLLWEVGWSRNVVLVVVVAVSIGLQLGLHAWSQTRAWFELAPMTTLEVLALLGLGFVPVSAVELSKLVRRGWRGAGSSDAPPSAAGD, from the coding sequence GTGAACGACCGTCCGACGCTGGCCTCCGCCACCGTGGCAGGCGGCGGATCGGATGTCGCCCGCGGGCTGAGCACCGACGCCGCCCGGGCCGCGTTGCTGCGGGTCGGCCCCAACGAGATCACGCGCCAGGCCGCGACCCCACGCTGGCGGATGTTCGCCGCGCAGTTCGCCAGCGCGCTGGTGCTCATCCTCATCGCGGCCGCCGGGGTCTCGGTCGCGGTCGGGGCCTACGACGACGCCGTCGCCATCACCCTCATCGTGCTGGTCAACGGCGTGATCGGCTACGTGCAGGAGTCGCGCGCGGAGCGGGCCCTCATGGCGCTGCGCTCGATGACCGCCGCGCGGGCCTCGGTGCTGCGCGACGGCGTCGGGCGGTTGATCCCGGCGATCGAGATCGTGCCCGACGACATCCTGTTGCTGCAGCCCGGCGACGTCGTGGCCGCCGACGCGCGCGTGCTCGAGGCTGCGTCGCTGTCGGTGGTGGAGTCGGTGCTGACCGGCGAGAGCCAGCCGGTCGAGAAGTCGCCGACCGCGATCGCCGACGATGCACCGATCGCCGAGCGCACCGATCGCGTGTTCATGGGCACGACGGTCGCGACCGGCACCGCACGGGCGCAGGTGATCGCGACCGCGATGGCGACCGAGCTGGGCAAGATCGCCCACCTGCTCGCGCAGACCGAGGTGGGCGAGACGCCGCTGCAGAAGCGGCTGTCGGCGCTCGGCCGCGTGCTGCTGTACGCAACCGTCGTGCTGGTCGCGCTGGTCGGCGCGCTGGGTTGGTGGCGGGGACTGCCGTGGTTCGACGTGCTGCTCACGACGGTGTCGCTCGCGGTGTCGGCGGTGCCCGAGGGCCTACCGGCGGTGGTCACCGTCGCGATGGCTGTCGGCGTGCGGCGCTTGTCGGCGCGACGCGTGCTCGTGCGACGGCTGTCGACGGTGGAGACGCTCGGCTGCGCGACCACGATCTGCACCGACAAGACCGGCACGCTCACCACCGGCGTGATGACGCTGCGCGAGCAGCGGGGGCCCGACGCCGAGGCGCTGTTGTTCGCGGCCGCGGCGTGCTGTGACGCCGAGCTCGACGACGACGGCGGCGTCGGCGACCCCACCGAGATCGCCATCCTTCGAGCGGCCGCCGAGCGCGGCATTCGTCGCGGCGACATCGAACGCGAGCGCCCGCGCGTGCGCACCATGCCGTTCGACACCGAGCGTCGGCGCATGGCGGTGTGGCGCGACGATGGGCGGGTCTACGTCAAGGGCGCGGTCGAGTCGGTGCAGGCGTCGTGCGCGAGCGTGCTGCCCGAGCTCGAGGCTGCGGTCGAGGCCATGGCCGGTCGGGGCCTGCGGGTGCTCGCGGTCGCGACCGGCGAGGGGGACGACGACGCCGGCTTGACCATGCTGGGCCTGGTCGGGCTCGCCGATGCGCCGCGAGCCGAGGCGTTGGCGGCGGTGCGCGCGGCCCAGCGGGCCGGCGTCCACGTCGTGATGATCACCGGCGATCATGCGCTGACGGCCGAGGCGATCGCGCGCGAGCTCGGCATCGTCGAGGCCGGCCGCGGGGTCGAGGACACGGTGTTCGCCCGGCGCACCGCGGCCGACAAGACCGCGATCGTCCGACGGCTCCGCGAGCACGGCGAGGTGGTGGCCATGACCGGCGACGGGGTCAACGACGCGCCGTCGATCCGCGAGGCCGACATCGGCATCGCCATGGGCAAGGGCGCCACGGAGGTGACGCGCGAGGCCGCCGACATGGTCCTGGTCGACGACGACCTGGGCGGGGTCGTGACCGCGATCCGCGAGGGGCGCGTGGTCTACGACAACATCCGCAAGACCGTGATCTACCTGCTGTCGGGCAACGCCGCCGGGCTGGTCATGATGCTGGTCGCCGCGATCGTCGGGTGGCCGCTGCCGCTGCTGCCGCTGCAGCTGCTGTGGCTCAACATCATGTGCGAGCCGCTGCCGGGCATCGCGCTGGCCATCGATCCGGCCGACGACGACGTGATGTTGCGGCCGCCACGTGACCCGCGATCGCCGTTGCTGGGCCGCGAGGCGTGGTTGGACATCGCCTGGGTCGCGGGGATGCACGCCGCCGTCGGACTCGGCGCCTTCGCGTGGGGCCTGCACCACGGCGATGTCGAGCTCGCGCGCACGCTGGCGTTCTCCAGCCTCGTGTTCGGCGTGTTGTTGCGTGCCTTCGCCGCCCGCAGCCGCGACAAGCTGCTGTGGGAGGTGGGCTGGTCGCGCAACGTCGTGCTCGTGGTGGTGGTGGCGGTGTCGATCGGGCTGCAGCTGGGCCTGCACGCCTGGTCGCAGACGCGCGCGTGGTTCGAGCTGGCGCCGATGACCACGCTCGAGGTGCTGGCGCTGCTCGGACTTGGATTCGTGCCGGTATCGGCGGTCGAGCTGAGCAAGCTGGTGCGCCGTGGCTGGCGTGGCGCCGGGTCGAGCGACGCGCCGCCGTCCGCTGCCGGGGACTAG
- a CDS encoding universal stress protein produces MYRTILVALDGSQREPDVFRTAVSLAQKLGATLHACRAVTIPVGLPDAVWSMSMAQLDVALVEEAERGLTRRLADAEGLAVTKHVRMGQPADVVCDVAKEIAAELVVIGSHGYGTLERLLGTTASKIVHRCPANVLVVRSPQ; encoded by the coding sequence ATGTACCGCACCATCCTCGTCGCCCTCGACGGGTCGCAGCGCGAGCCCGATGTCTTTCGCACCGCGGTGAGCCTCGCGCAGAAGCTCGGCGCCACGTTGCACGCCTGTCGGGCGGTGACGATCCCAGTCGGGCTGCCCGACGCGGTGTGGAGCATGTCGATGGCGCAGCTCGACGTCGCGCTGGTCGAGGAGGCCGAGCGCGGCCTGACCCGCCGGCTCGCGGACGCCGAAGGCCTCGCGGTCACCAAGCACGTCCGCATGGGTCAGCCCGCCGACGTGGTCTGCGACGTCGCCAAGGAGATCGCTGCCGAGCTGGTGGTGATCGGCTCGCACGGCTACGGCACGCTCGAGCGGCTGCTCGGCACCACCGCCAGCAAGATCGTGCATCGGTGTCCGGCGAACGTGCTCGTGGTGCGGTCTCCGCAATAG
- a CDS encoding sigma-54-dependent Fis family transcriptional regulator, producing the protein MTEQSNVQGASILVVDDEPAARSALVELLREEGFVVRSAADGFKALGQLDDWTPDLIVTDVKMPGMDGIELMKKVRERFEGTGVVVMTAYGSVEHAVSAMQLGADDYLTKPVHFPELLVVVRRVLASYELRRENVRLKTALVGEGIAPGLEWIGQSKQSRELLGLVRQVADSDASVLILGESGTGKELVARALHAWSRRKQAPFVAVHCAALNEGVLESELFGHEKGAFTGATARRDGRFLKADGGTLLLDEVGDIPMSTQVKLLRVLQERQFEPVGSDTPVSVDVRVIASTHRDLHREVREGRFREDLFYRLNVITLRTPPLAQRREDIPALSMHFLERYASKSRKLIRGFSDRALRVLLSADWPGNVRQLENCIERAVVLCQGHEIEPRHLPRDIMVHARMGDETPPIPGSSMADIEKFAILKTLEHVRGSTSKAAEILGISPRKIQYRLAEYRGESPPAGSEHDGSRASD; encoded by the coding sequence ATGACCGAGCAGTCCAACGTGCAGGGTGCGAGCATTCTGGTGGTCGATGACGAGCCCGCGGCTCGCTCGGCGCTGGTCGAACTGCTGCGCGAAGAGGGCTTCGTCGTGCGCAGCGCGGCGGACGGCTTCAAGGCACTCGGTCAGCTCGACGACTGGACCCCCGATCTCATCGTCACCGACGTGAAGATGCCGGGCATGGACGGCATCGAGCTGATGAAGAAGGTGCGCGAGCGCTTCGAGGGCACCGGGGTGGTCGTGATGACCGCCTACGGCTCGGTCGAGCACGCGGTCTCGGCCATGCAGCTGGGTGCCGACGACTACCTCACCAAGCCGGTGCACTTTCCCGAGCTGTTGGTGGTCGTGCGTCGGGTGCTGGCGAGCTACGAGCTGCGCCGCGAGAACGTGCGCCTGAAGACCGCGCTGGTCGGCGAGGGCATCGCGCCCGGGCTCGAGTGGATCGGCCAGTCGAAGCAGTCGCGCGAGCTGCTGGGGTTGGTGCGGCAGGTGGCCGACTCCGACGCTTCGGTGCTGATCCTCGGCGAGAGCGGCACCGGCAAGGAGCTGGTCGCGCGGGCGTTGCACGCGTGGAGCCGCCGCAAGCAAGCCCCGTTCGTGGCGGTGCACTGTGCGGCCCTCAACGAGGGCGTGCTCGAGAGCGAGCTGTTCGGCCACGAGAAGGGCGCGTTCACCGGCGCGACCGCGCGACGCGACGGCCGCTTCCTCAAGGCCGACGGTGGCACCCTGCTGCTCGACGAGGTCGGCGACATTCCGATGTCGACGCAGGTCAAGCTGCTGCGCGTGCTGCAGGAGCGGCAGTTCGAGCCGGTCGGCTCCGACACGCCCGTCAGCGTCGACGTGCGCGTGATCGCCTCGACCCACCGCGACCTGCATCGCGAGGTCCGCGAGGGCCGCTTCCGCGAGGACCTCTTCTACCGGCTCAACGTCATCACGCTGCGCACGCCGCCGCTGGCCCAGCGCCGCGAGGACATCCCGGCGTTGTCGATGCACTTCCTCGAGCGCTACGCGAGCAAGAGCCGCAAGCTCATCCGCGGCTTCTCGGACCGCGCGCTCCGGGTGCTGCTCAGCGCCGATTGGCCGGGCAACGTGCGCCAGCTCGAGAACTGCATCGAGCGCGCCGTGGTCCTGTGCCAGGGGCACGAGATCGAGCCGCGACACCTGCCGCGTGACATCATGGTCCACGCGCGCATGGGCGACGAGACCCCGCCGATCCCGGGCTCGTCGATGGCCGACATCGAGAAGTTCGCGATCCTCAAGACCCTCGAGCACGTCCGCGGCAGCACCAGCAAGGCCGCCGAGATTCTCGGGATCTCGCCGCGCAAGATCCAGTACCGCCTGGCGGAGTATCGCGGCGAGTCGCCCCCGGCCGGCAGCGAGCACGATGGCAGCCGCGCGTCCGACTGA